TTTTCAGCGAATATTTCACTTTGATGAAAAGCCGTCCTCTCTCCTCAAAGGGCATGCATTGTTTGTGTAAGCTGAAACCACACCAATTTGTTTACCTAAGCTAAAACCAAACCAATTTGTTTATATAACTTTCATATGATACAATTTGATTGAAAACAACTTCAGTGAAAGCACTTTACATAAATCACTTGATAGAGTGCAATAATATGATACAATTTCATTGAAACAACTTACATAAATAGCTTCATAAAGGATCGGAATGAGTTTCAAGTCATTAGTGTACATATAGGTGCCCACCCTGTGGGATACTGGATTAAAGAGATGTTGTCCTTTGGTTCAGTATTTTCGCAAAATGCTAACTATTATTCTTGTAACTGTACTTATTCAATAATAGAAAGCCTTGACAAAATTACTGATATTTATCTGCAGCTACAAGGTCGCTATGCTAACTAGCTAGAAAGACGCTATCTTATCTGATATATTCTGCTCAGTACTTATTCTGGACCCTCTAGTCTGCAAGAGAACTTTCATGTGCAGCGGCTGAGCTGAGATCCCAGAGCCAAATGCCCAAGGGTCACGAGTAGTACTATTGTTGATAAACATGCAGTTAAATGAAGAAATCCACTGTGTTTAAGAGCTCAATGACTCCACTAATATTTGTCCTTCTACCTATACGCTTACATAGATAGATGATGATACTTTTAGTGCCCGACTGAAGCGGTTGGGTTAAAATTTAGGAAGGGTTATTCTCCACCTATAAATAAAATATGAAGTCGTCGTCGCGTCGTCATAATAAAAGCATGAACCACTATCTTAGTGGGAAATACTATTGGTAGTGTTTGATGATTTACGCATAATTTATGATTACATTGACAGTGATTGGGTCAAGTAATCACCATAATCTTCAGAATTGGCGATATTTGCAAATAATTTATGTCACTGGCCATAGTAATGGGTGGGCTCTGATTTGGCTGCCATTTTTACTACAAGATTCTACTGGtcccaaaggcatggcatgagtaCCTTTTACATCCACATGATGTTTTTTTAATTCTAGTGGATCATTCAATAACCTTTTAGTTGTTAGGTTTTCTGCACATATGAATTGTGCACTAGTTTTTTCTGACTATATAAACTGTTCCTGACCTGACCTGACCAAACCATAGCCTTCAAGAAACAGCACGTATAATACTACCCAAACTTCAATCGAATCTCAAGGTGGAGATTTCCCAGGTATGATTCTTTGTTCAAGCTAGTTTCTTCTTGGTCATGATCATCTTTTATTCTTTGACCATTAACTTCGTGAAATTCCTATGCATGTGTGTCTGTCAAGTTAATTCAGACACCATGAAAGAGCAACTGAAAGCAAGCAGGATTAAGATCTTGGCTGCCTTGCTGGTCTTTGCCATGGTTACTCAAGGCTTGGCGATTCGGGTCAAGGGGGCGGTGAGGAATGACATCACCGACGAGGCTGTCAGCGCAAAAACCACCCTCGGTGCAGGCAGCAGCACAACCGTTGACAACCACCATGCAATCCCACGGGACCAGTATAGTAGCCATGGAGGAGAGGACGGATCTGGTGGCAGTGGTGGTGATACTACAAAGAACTAGTGCCATTCTCTGAGACTGTTCTGTTCGCCCAAGATATATATTCTGATCTCTAATGTTATATTGTATAGATGCCAGCAGCGCTAATATTGTTACTATTCATGCCTACATGAAAATAAGCTGCTCAAGGGAAGAGTAATGTCGAAGATAATATGCTTGTTATTTACATCCTCACAGAAGGAAAAAGCTATGTTTTGTTGGAAAAATAAAGAAGAAGCTATATATGTAATAGATGTGATATTCTCGCGCATGTGTGTAAGGAAACGTTCATGATTAACATGGCAGTCATCAATAAAATTCATGCATGCAATCTGTTGTTCAGGAAAGAACCAAATTAACTGCATACTTATGGTTGAGTACCGATTAATCATGGTCTTATGCTTCAATTTCTATGTTACAAGAAAATTTGTCCTACATGTACTAAGGGCAACTCTAATCGATGCCTAAAACTTAATACCGGAAACTCCATCACCAAAACTGAAATCCAAAAAACATTCTGGGTATTGTCGGAGGAAGATGAGGAAATGACGATGAAGTTGCGAGCCTCCTCATTAcagaaaaagggttttcccccacttTATATTATAAAGTAACCATTACCGATCACAAAACATCTACTGGGGTGAATAGCACATCAAGcccaaaagaaaagagaaagagaagagaaaCTAATGCCAATGACGGCAACTCGACGAAACACGGATGACCTGCCACTGATGCGCTCTCCAGAGTCGTCCCACTACACTCCTAGACTCTGTATCGCCgcgtaccaatcaacacctccaagaaggaatgcaACGACGATGACACTGCTGCCTAAacatgtcctagggtttcccccggcacgcGGAGGGGAGCGGGGAATGGGTACATCTGACGCCGTTcaggaaggaatggtggcacccacAGGCGTCATCGCGTCGGTGCCGGATGAGCCGACAGGGATTTCTCCCACACCGAAAACACCACTACCCGCCCGTTTTGAAGCCTTCGAGCCAGCTTGCCACCCACCAGCATGCGCCACCACGGTCTTGATGCCACCCTTACCGTCTCACTGAGATCACCATCACGAGGCCTAGAGGACGGAAAGTGGGAGTGCAAGGAAGCGGAGGCGGTAGCAACAAAACGGCGCGGGAGGGAACTACCTCCATCGCCGTCACGTGTGAGGTCACTGCCTCCAGCACCATTGTGGTAGCCGGCCGGATGTAGCACCGGGGGCACACCAGGACTCCCGGGCCCTCGACGATGAGGACAAGGAGACCTAGATTTTTTGGTACTCGTCAATAGCGTATTCCTCGTGAGTGTTGAACTTGGCATGGTACAAGGCCATATGGGCCTAGATTGTTAGGTGTTCCGCCATGGACTCATCGCCGTCATGCTCCAGTTTTTCGCTCAAGCTCCTCCCGCCACGTTAGTTGGAGATTTTACTCAATGGAGGATTTCGAAGCCATCATCAAGTCTTTGGTATCGAGCCTCTAGAGAGGGAAAGTTGTCCGAAAATACAGAGGAGTTGTTGGAATTTGTGGGCATGGTGGAGCTACCAGACCTCGAGGGAACGACACATGTGCCAAACTTCGCCAGCGTGGAGGAGCTGCCAGACGGTTGGCATAGAAGCCACCATGATAGCTACACGGTTACAGTCAGGATGTTGAGTGGCATTGTTTGTGGGCGGGGGAGCAAACTTTGTGTCTAGGAATGGGAAGGTGGGGGCAATGTGGGTGGATAGAAGGAGAGATGTGGCTAATCATCGTTGGCGGCTACGAGGCAAAATGTCACTCGCACATGTTCTAGGGTTGGGACAAGATCCTGACGTCAATATATTGGCAATGAAGACAAATTTTGTTGGCTAGTTTAAAAAGAGTTTTGCATTGTATTTTCGATCACATTTGTTTGGGCTTACTTTTCAAGTCTTCACTTCAAGAAATTAGATTGCATCCATGTTTTAAAAATAATCTCATGTTATAGAAGACGTATTCAATTCAATTTGGAAGGTCCCATGAGAATATGTAGCATGAATATACTTTGTATGTACCAGTGCCTATTTTGTCTCCCGAGTCCATGGAACCtggaattttaaaaatatttaaagtCATACCAATCTTTAGAAGTAATATAAATATGTTCAGTACATACATGTACATTTTCATTAATAAACATTTGCATTTATGCGCTACTCAAAAAGAATTGTAAAAACTATTTTGTGGATCTACATATAATAGCAAATAGCCCATCTATTATAGATTTGGATTTTTAAGCACGCAAATTAATATATTTAGCTCCATAGTGTGAATCCACATGTTTAGGAAGAAGTACTTAATTA
The window above is part of the Triticum aestivum cultivar Chinese Spring chromosome 2A, IWGSC CS RefSeq v2.1, whole genome shotgun sequence genome. Proteins encoded here:
- the LOC123184387 gene encoding uncharacterized protein produces the protein MKEQLKASRIKILAALLVFAMVTQGLAIRVKGAVRNDITDEAVSAKTTLGAGSSTTVDNHHAIPRDQYSSHGGEDGSGGSGGDTTKN